CAGCAAAAGCGCGACTCGCTGGGTCCCGCTCTGGCGGCCCTCAACCACGCCCAGGTGATGGTGCTGCTGGCCCAGGGCTCCCTGGATGCGGCCCGCAAATACCTCAACCAGCGCACCGAGCAGCTAACCACCAAAACCGCTGATTTGCAGAAGGAAATGCAGCGCCTGTCCACTGAACTGAACCGGCAAGCTCAGGAATATGTGGACCTGGGTCTGCGCAAACAGCCCCTCACGGCCAAAAACCAGCAGCTGCCCAGCCAGAAGAAAAAACTGGAGCGCCGCAAGAAGTGGCCCGCTATGGTGCGGCTCAACTACCAGAAAAAGCTGCTGCGCTACCGTCAGGATTCGACGCTGCTGGTGGCGTATGGCTTGCAGCTACAGCAACACCGCCAAGACGTGGCTGCCTACCGCCAACAGATGGCTGCTTACAGGCAAAGCCTGACTGACCGTGGCACGCTGGCAGGTCAGCGGCAGGCGGCCCAGGCAGCCCTCAGTCGGGCTGCGCTCGACTCGGCCTATAAGGAGCAGGAAGTAGAGCAACTGGCGGCCAGTTATGCCCGGCGCAAAGCGGCCTACAAAGCCGACTCGGCCGTAGTAGCCCAGGACCAGGTCGCGCTGGACCAGTTGCTGACGCAGGCCGCCGCCGACTCGGCTACCTACGCCCAGCAGCTGCCCCAGCGCCTGCAAACCCAGCAGGCCCGGGCCGGGCGCCTGCGCTCCTTCGTGGCTGATCTGGCGATGAGCCTGCGCCAGGAAGACTCCTCATTTGTGCTCACGCTCAGCCTGCCGGCCGTCGACGCGGCCGGCACCTACTCCCACTTGCAGGTGCTGACCAAAGTGGTGGACTTGTTCGTTATCAAGCCTCACGACTACACCGCCGGCCAGTTGCCGCCCGGCCCTATCATGCCGCTGAAGCCCACGCCCCAATCGGGCGGGCACGCAGTCAGCACCTCCGTGAAGTATTACCTGAACCAGGGGGTGCTGCCCGGCCAACTGCTGGTAACTTTTGCCCACCTCAATAAGGTATGGCCCCAGGCCAATCAATTGCCGTCCCGCTTGCTGGGAGCCGCCGGGCAGGACCAGGCACCCTTCCGCTACCTGACCAACAGCGTATTCTGGACTCAGAACACCCTGCTCGCGCAGCCCGACAGCACCACGCTCGGCACCTTGACGGATTTGCGAAAAATGCAGGCCTGGGTGGAGGATTCGGCTACACTGGGCCCCAAGTACTACTGGATAACCAAGCAGCACCTGGCCGGCGTGGGCATCTGGGCCCTGGGCTACGACAACAGCGACGACCAAACCTGGAACCTGCTACGGGAACGGTTTGGCGTACCTATTGCCGAACCCCTGCTCGACCAGGTTCTGCACGTGCTGCTGCTGTCGGTGGCAGTGCTGGTGGCGTTCTTCCTGTTTGGGCTGGCCTTGGCCCTGGCCTTGCGGGCCTACGCCATTGTGCCCAACCCGACGCTGTTTGCTACCATCTGCGTACTCATTGTGCTATGCGTGGCCAGCCTGGGCCTTTACCTGTGGTTTATTGATGAGCTCGACTTTTCCTCTACCCAGCTGCCCTGGATTCTGGCTATGGCCGGCCTGTGGCTGCTGGTCTTCATCGGCTTTGTGTACAGCCGCTACTGGCGCCAGCAGGTATTGCCCTAATCAGCCGCCACTGACTTACTCTACCGTAGCCGTGTCGGCCAGCATGCTCACGGCCGCCACGACCAGCCGGGTCAGGTAGATACCCACCAGGCACAGCACGAAGAGCAACACCTTGAGGGTGGTTTCGTTGTGGTGCAGCTCCTGCACAATCCGCTCGTAGTTGACCGTGGATATTTCCAGCAGCTCGCGCAGGCCCGTGGAGAGCAGCAGCGCCACAATCAGGGCCCCAAACAACCACAGAAACTCCCGCAAAAAGGACTGCTTCAGGTTGGCCAGAAAGTCTTTCATATAGTGATACTAAGAAGTAGTGAATGGCGGGCGCTAGGCTCCCCAATCAGCTGCTTTCGTGTTCCATTTCTTCATTATAGCCTTCATCGGGCTCGGCGGTGGGCGAAAGCACCAGCGGCGAGGTGGCTTCCGGGGCCGGTGCCCCAATGGGATG
Above is a genomic segment from Hymenobacter cellulosivorans containing:
- a CDS encoding glycosyl hydrolase family 18 protein, with product MKQLFSAANSYFSARFLAVLLAFIIGLNGLAFYSSQRPARAQQPAVAPASAAFTATPPGSLFDFQQYDRLDQQRLAHDTVYQARPRPHSPVRYQLRRGATVFGWHPYWMDNAYVNYDFNLLTYVAFHGYEATRKGELTEPPRGDFDGLLRSAHRMNPHCKVLLSVAYRETEADTLLFSADSVATAARNQLVENVVDEVLAQNADGVNLNLDFALPAATWTPQTRQQLVQESKQLAKRQQAWQQKRDSLGPALAALNHAQVMVLLAQGSLDAARKYLNQRTEQLTTKTADLQKEMQRLSTELNRQAQEYVDLGLRKQPLTAKNQQLPSQKKKLERRKKWPAMVRLNYQKKLLRYRQDSTLLVAYGLQLQQHRQDVAAYRQQMAAYRQSLTDRGTLAGQRQAAQAALSRAALDSAYKEQEVEQLAASYARRKAAYKADSAVVAQDQVALDQLLTQAAADSATYAQQLPQRLQTQQARAGRLRSFVADLAMSLRQEDSSFVLTLSLPAVDAAGTYSHLQVLTKVVDLFVIKPHDYTAGQLPPGPIMPLKPTPQSGGHAVSTSVKYYLNQGVLPGQLLVTFAHLNKVWPQANQLPSRLLGAAGQDQAPFRYLTNSVFWTQNTLLAQPDSTTLGTLTDLRKMQAWVEDSATLGPKYYWITKQHLAGVGIWALGYDNSDDQTWNLLRERFGVPIAEPLLDQVLHVLLLSVAVLVAFFLFGLALALALRAYAIVPNPTLFATICVLIVLCVASLGLYLWFIDELDFSSTQLPWILAMAGLWLLVFIGFVYSRYWRQQVLP